One genomic segment of Helianthus annuus cultivar XRQ/B chromosome 14, HanXRQr2.0-SUNRISE, whole genome shotgun sequence includes these proteins:
- the LOC110944033 gene encoding uncharacterized protein LOC110944033 — protein sequence MGVGVDNDTILAMANNLRCKKGDIPFMFLGLPIGENMKHVKPWRPIIDKFAKKLSRWKSKTLSMGGRITLAKAVLGNLPSYYLSIFKALLKVIKTLEGIRRDFVWGHTGSRCKMRWVAWSKVQAHMRLGGLGVGEIRTLNWALLLKWKWRFKHYPNHLWSNVIKAIHNRSDGVQDSPLITNIAGNWKDILMVTKDIDKAGIPGAESLGIVALDGSYSVAQFRWKVAEILNIRVMSDGFNWNVWTPCKVLYFIWKLRLGSIAVKTVLAQRGVPITNLSCRMCGREEETIDHLAVSCVFARAVWWHVCMWVKVPTFTQPLLVREMANGLKDMKGSACWKKVIEVIFYATLWRIWKARNALIFDEVQFNVTRVVEAIKEDLYLWIKCRSKFSGLDWERWRDFNVRDIIL from the coding sequence ATGGGGGTGGGAGTGGATAACGATACTATTCTTGCTATGGCTAACAATCTTAGATGCAAAAAAGGCGATATTCCGTTTATGTTCTTAGGCCTTCCTATTGGTGAGAATATGAAGCACGTTAAGCCGTGGCGACCTATTATTGACAAATTTGCAAAAAAACTGTCTAGATGGAAATCAAAGACTTTGTCGATGGGGGGTAGAATTACCCTTGCCAAGGCGGTGCTTGGTAACTTACCGTCCTACTACCTCTCAATTTTTAAAGCCCTGCTAAAGGTTATCAAAACCTTAGAAGGTATCCGTCGGGATTTTGTTTGGGGTCACACGGGTTCGAGGTGCAAGATGAGGTGGGTGGCTTGGAGCAAAGTTCAAGCTCATATGAGGTTGGGCGGCCTCGGGGTGGGTGAAATTCGCACCCTAAACTGGGCCTTACTTCTTAAATGGAAGTGGAGATTTAAGCATTATCCGAATCACCTTTGGTCCAATGTTATAAAAGCTATTCACAACAGATCTGATGGTGTGCAAGACAGTCCACTTATAACTAATATTGCAGGGAATTGGAAGGACATTTTAATGGTCACAAAAGACATCGACAAAGCTGGAATTCCTGGAGCTGAATCGCTGGGTATTGTTGCATTGGATGGATCTTATTCAGTGGCTCAGTTTCGCTGGAAGGTGGCTGAAATTCTGAACATTCGGGTTATGTCGGATGGTTTTAATTGGAATGTGTGGACCCCGTGCAAAGTTTTATACTTCATTTGGAAGCTCAGATTGGGGAGTATTGCTGTCAAAACTGTACTTGCGCAACGCGGGGTGCCTATCACAAATCTGAGTTGCAGAATGTGTGGCCGCGAGGAGGAAACCATTGACCACCTAGCCGTGTCTTGTGTCTTTGCAAGAGCGGTTTGGTGGCATGTTTGCATGTGGGTCAAGGTCCCGACTTTTACCCAGCCTTTGTTAGTTCGGGAGATGGCGAATGGCTTAAAAGATATGAAAGGGTCGGCTTGCTGGAAGAAGGTAATTGAGGTCATTTTTTACGCCACCTTATGGAGGATTTGGAAGGCGCGTAACGCGTTAATCTTTGATGAGGTGCAATTCAACGTCACTAGAGTGGTGGAGGCGATTAAGGAGGACTTGTATTTGTGGATAAAGTGTAGATCTAAATTCAGCGGGTTAGATTGGGAGAGGTGGCGGGACTTTAACGTCCGAGATATTATcttgtaa
- the LOC110944031 gene encoding uncharacterized protein LOC110944031: MWEAIQSRNLGAERVKEARLQTLITEFDGLKMRDIGTIDEYASKLSSIASKAATLGEKFEEQKMVNKLFTSLPRRFIHIVALLEQVFDLKTVGYEDVVGRLKAYEERIKEEDNAHDNSGKLMFSKSESSSSRGRDSSRGRGSHSSRGRGRGWDNTQNRGQKEEYKTRDNGKKKDKKRDLSGIKCYRCDKYGHFVSRCPDRFKNNEANMAQAEERNNEVDGTFFMMKTDQETIFLNEEKVLPKKFEVDSSEKDVWYLDNGASNHMTGNRSYFAELNERITGSVKFGDGSRVTIKGKGSILFEGKTGEQKLLTDIYYITDLQSNVMSLGQATEFGCEIRMKDNFLTMFDSGGKLLMRVARSKNRLYKVKLKLGSPVCLMAKISEESWLWHARLRHASFKTLEKINEMVLGVPKIRHENKVCEACMVGKQTRKRSQRRRLFEHHEHLN; this comes from the coding sequence ATGTGGGAAGCAATTCAGTCAAGAAATCTCGGTGCGGAACGTGTGAAAGAAGCAAGACTTCAAACCTTAATAACCGAATTCGATGGTTTGAAGATGAGGGATATCGGAACGATTGATGAGTACGCCTCAAAGTTGTCGTCTATTGCTTCTAAGGCGGCCACACTAGGAGAAAAGTTTGAAGAACAAAAAATGGTCAATAAATTATTCACTAGTTTGCCAAGGCGGTTTATACATATTGTAGCCTTGCTTGAACAAGTTTTTGACTTGAAAACGGTCGGGTATGAAGATGTGGTTGGTAGACTAAAAGCTTATGAAGAGAGGATCAAAGAAGAAGATAACGCACACGACAATTCGGGTAAGTTAATGTTTTCTAAATCTGAATCTTCTTCTAGCCGTGGACGTGATTCTAGTAGGGGTCGAGGATCTCACTCATCGCGAGGGCGTGGCCGTGGTTGGGATAACACCCAAAACCGTGGTCAAAAAGAAGAATATAAGACCCGAGACAACGGAAAGAAAAAGGATAAAAAGCGTGATTTATCGGGAATAAAGTGTTACCGGTGTGACAAATATGGACACTTTGTTTCAAGATGTCCAGATCGATTCAAAAATAATGAGGCGAACATGGCACAAGCTGAGGAACGAAATAATGAGGTTGATGGAACATTTTTTATGATGAAGACCGATCAAGAAACTATCTTTTTAAACGAAGAAAAGGTTTTGCCAAAGAAATTTGAAGTCGATTCTAGCGAAAAAGATGTTTGGTACCTTGATAACGGAGCCAGCAACCACATGACGGGTAACCGGAGTTATTTTGCAGAGCTAAACGAGCGAATAACTGGAAGCGTGAAATTTGGTGACGGTTCGCGTGTGACGATTAAAGGAAAAGGGTCGATTTTATTTGAAGGTAAAACCGGTGAACAAAAGCTTTTAACCGATATTTATTATATCACGGATTTGCAGAGTAACGTGATGAGTTTGGGTCAAGCAACCGAATTTGGATGCGAAATTCGAATGAAAGATAATTTTCTAACGATGTTTGATAGTGGTGGAAAATTATTGATGCGAGTGGCTCGTTCGAAAAATCGTTTGTACAAGGTGAAATTGAAATTGGGCAGTCCCGTTTGTCTTATGGCGAAAATCAGTGAAGAATCGTGGTTATGGCATGCGAGACTCAGGCATGCTAGTTTCAAGACCTTGGAGAAAATCAACGAGATGGTTTTAGGAGTTCCAAAGATTCGTCATGAGAATAAGGTGTGCGAAGCGTGTATGGTTGGAAAACAAACGCGAAAACGTTCCCAAAGAAGGCGACTTTTCGAGCATCACGAACACTTGAATTAG